GCCCGTAGACGGGTCTGGTGCCTGACTGGATGAGTGTCGCGAGCATTGCTGGGACGAGTAGTGCGTTGAGCGTGGTCCGTAACCGCACGCCGACGGCGCGGACGTAGGCGGCGATGCAGATCAGGTAGATCATCACGAAGACTGCGCTGCTCGCTGCTAGGGCTCCCACGGTGAGGTGGGGATTTGTGGTGAGTACGACGATGGTCACGCTGAACAGTCCGGCGAGGAGCGCGGTCCTGGCCAGTGGTTGTCTCGCGAGCTGGCGGGGTAGCTGTCGTTCGGCGACGGCGCTGGCGATGAGTTGATCGACGCCGCGTACCCAAGCAGCGGCGTTGATGAGCATGGCAGCGAGCCCGACGAGAGCGACGCCGGCTTGCACGCTGGGACTGGTGGAGATCTGCAAGAGGCCTGTGACCGCGTTTACCGAGTGGCGGTCGATGGTGCCTGCGATGGTCAGTGTCAGTCCGAGCGCGAACGTGCCGTAGACCGCCAACGCGGCGATGCTGACGGGGAGGAAGTCTTGTATCGGGTCGCGTAGATCACGCCCGAGAAAGGTCAGATTTTCGAACCCTACGAATGCCCAGAACGCCAGGAGCACACCGGGCAGCACTGATCCCCAGGCCGAGGCGTCAGGCACGACGTGCATCGCGTGGGTCCCGTGGCGGGCACCCGTCACGATGAGGAAGACACCGGTGACGACGAGGACGGCGCTGCCGCCAAGTTGAACGTTTCGCCCGGCTGTGCCGCCGAGCAGGTTGGCTGCAAGGGCCGCGACAAGAATGGCCACCGCGACGATGGTTGGTGACCGGGGCCATCCCAAGCCGTCCTCGGCGTACTGCCCGGCCACGATGCACCCAGTTGGCAGGCCGACAACCACCACGAACAGGAACATCAGCGGCATTGCTGAACCGGCCCAGGGGGCAATCCCGCGAGTGACCAGCTGCTGGATGGCGTTGCCGTCACCGGACAGGGCCATGGCGTCACGGAACATCAGCAGCATGGGTACGCACGCGGCCGCGGAGATGATCCACACGGCCACGCTGGCCGTGCCTGCCTCGGCGTACACCGCCGAAGGCAGGCTGAGGATCCCCGATCCGGCGATTGATCCGAAGGCGAGAGGCACTGCCGAGATCCGAGTGAGTTGCCCGGTGCGAGTTGGTGGCATGTGACCATCGCACCTAATATGACAACATGTTGTCAAATACGGAACGGGCAAAAGTGTCGGCATATCGGCTGCTGATGGCGAACGTCTACGAGCTGGCGGCAGTCAGCCGCAGGGAGAGCGAGGTCTTCGCGCGGCAACAGAGCGTGACGGTCACGCAGTGGCACACCATGAGTGTGTTGTCGGACGGCCACGCCGCGAGCGTCCCGCGAATCGCTGCACGGCTGGGTGTGACACGTCAGGCGGTGCAGCGGGTTGCCGATCAACTGGTGAATGGCGGGCACGTGGAGCATGTGAGCAACCCCCGGCATGAGACCTCACCGCTGCTTCGCCTGACACCCGCGGGCGAAGACGTGCTCACGACATTGTGGGAGCTCAGCGATGTCCCCCGTGCCGCAATGCTCGCCGGAATCGACGCTGAGAAGATCAGCGAAGCGGCCGGCACGCTTCAGGCTCTAATCATTGGGCTCAAAGGCGGCGAGTCACGGTGAGAAGCCACGCGAACGCACCCCTGTCGGCCGAGGGTCGACGCCGGCTTATTGAACGCTGCAAGACACGCCCGATAGCGCATGTCGCTGCCGAGATGGGCATCTCTCGTGCGTGCGCGTCGAAATGGGTGAATCGGTGGCGGCAACACGGCGAGGTCGGCCTACGGGACCGATCGTCGACGCCGCACCGTCAGCCCACCGCGACGCGGCCCGACGTCGTGTCACAGGTCGAGACGATGCGGCGAGAACACAAGTGGTCGGCATCCCGAATCACGTTCGAACTGAACGAGACTGGCACAACGATCAGCCGCCGAACCGTGACCCGGCTGCTAGCGCAGCTCGGATTGAACCGGCGCAAGTTCATCGACCCCGGCGGCGACACCAACCGCGCACCGCGCGTCATCATCGCCAAGCACCCGGGGCACATGGTCCACGTCGACGTGAAGAAGGTCGGGCGCATCCCCGACGGCGGAGGGTGGCGCGCCCACGGCCGTGACTCCGAGCAAGCCCGAGCCGCGGCACGCGCGAAGACGAAGACCGGCACACGCGGGTACATCTACCTGCACTCTGCCGTCGATGGCCACACGCGGATGGCGTACACCGAACCGCTGCCCGACGAAAGGGCCGTCACCGCCGTTGCTTTCATGCACCGAGCCAGGGTCTGGTTCGCCGCGCACGGCATCACGCACATCGAGAAGATCGTCACTGACAATGGTGCCTGTTACCGCGCCGACGCGTTCGCTCGAGCACTCTTGGGTGCCAAGCACAAGCGGACCAAGCCCTACACGCCCAAGCACAACGGGAAAGTGGAGCGATACAACCGAATCATCGCCGAGGAACTCCTGTACGCCCGCACCTGGTCCAGCGAAGCCGAGCGATCAGCAGCCATCGCGGTATGGAACATCCACTTCAACTACCACCGACCCCACGGCGCAGCCGACGGTCAGCCACCCGCATCGCTCGCTCCGGCGACCGTCACCAACGTCGTGGCCTCCTACATCTAGATGAAGATGGCCTGACGGGTGCAGCAACCCCCGCCAGGCCGGACCGTGACCCGTCTGGTCGGCGCGCAGGCGGTCACCTTGACAGTCGACTCCGGCCAGTACGAGCGC
The Luteipulveratus halotolerans genome window above contains:
- a CDS encoding MarR family winged helix-turn-helix transcriptional regulator gives rise to the protein MLSNTERAKVSAYRLLMANVYELAAVSRRESEVFARQQSVTVTQWHTMSVLSDGHAASVPRIAARLGVTRQAVQRVADQLVNGGHVEHVSNPRHETSPLLRLTPAGEDVLTTLWELSDVPRAAMLAGIDAEKISEAAGTLQALIIGLKGGESR
- a CDS encoding APC family permease, which codes for MPLAFGSIAGSGILSLPSAVYAEAGTASVAVWIISAAACVPMLLMFRDAMALSGDGNAIQQLVTRGIAPWAGSAMPLMFLFVVVVGLPTGCIVAGQYAEDGLGWPRSPTIVAVAILVAALAANLLGGTAGRNVQLGGSAVLVVTGVFLIVTGARHGTHAMHVVPDASAWGSVLPGVLLAFWAFVGFENLTFLGRDLRDPIQDFLPVSIAALAVYGTFALGLTLTIAGTIDRHSVNAVTGLLQISTSPSVQAGVALVGLAAMLINAAAWVRGVDQLIASAVAERQLPRQLARQPLARTALLAGLFSVTIVVLTTNPHLTVGALAASSAVFVMIYLICIAAYVRAVGVRLRTTLNALLVPAMLATLIQSGTRPVYGLAVSVACLTWCYLRRKQPSTTS
- a CDS encoding IS481 family transposase — translated: MRSHANAPLSAEGRRRLIERCKTRPIAHVAAEMGISRACASKWVNRWRQHGEVGLRDRSSTPHRQPTATRPDVVSQVETMRREHKWSASRITFELNETGTTISRRTVTRLLAQLGLNRRKFIDPGGDTNRAPRVIIAKHPGHMVHVDVKKVGRIPDGGGWRAHGRDSEQARAAARAKTKTGTRGYIYLHSAVDGHTRMAYTEPLPDERAVTAVAFMHRARVWFAAHGITHIEKIVTDNGACYRADAFARALLGAKHKRTKPYTPKHNGKVERYNRIIAEELLYARTWSSEAERSAAIAVWNIHFNYHRPHGAADGQPPASLAPATVTNVVASYI